The sequence TGTCGACACCCGCCGTCACCGTCCACCCCGAGCAGCGGGTCCCGGACGCCGCCCGGCTGATGGAGCGGCGTGGTGTGGAGCGCCTGCCCGTGGTGGACGAGGAGGACCGGCTGATCGGCATCGTCACCCGCCGTGACCTGCTCCGGGTCTTTCTGCGCGGAGACGACGAGATCCGCCGCCAGGTGTCCGAGGAGATCGTGTCGGGCGAGCTGGGGCTGCCGCCGGAGGCCGTCACCGTGTCCGTGCGGGACGGCATCGTCACCCTCGCGGGCGGCGCGGAACTGCGCGGCGCCATCGCCCGCGCCGGCTTCGCGGCCTGGCGGCTGGACGGGGTCGTCGGCGTGGTCAACCTGGTGCCGACGGTGACCCCCGAGGGGATGGCTCGCCCGGGGTGACCCTCGTACGGCGGGGCTCGTCAACGCGAGGCGGGCCCCGTCGCGCGGAGAGGCGGGCCCCGTCGCGCGGAGAGGCGGGCCCCGTCGCGCGGAAGGGGGGCGGCACCCGCGGGTGCCGCCCCCCTTCCGCTCTCATCCCGCTTCGATACGACGGCCCGTGTACGCCGTGGGCTCGATCCGCACCCACAGATCGCGGTCCCCGCCGGCCCACGGGGTGCTGTACGCGCGCCCGGCCAGCCGCTCCGCCTCGACGGGATCGTCCACCACGCGGGCGGTCCCGCGCACCAGCACGCTCCAGCCCTCGCTCAACGCGTCGTCCACCCGGTCCACCTCGAAGGCCACCTCGCGGTCGAGGCCCTGGCTGATCACCGAGCCCTCACGGGTCCGGAACACGATCGCGCCGTCCACGACGGTGTAGTTCACCGGGAGGACGACGGGCGCGCCCTCGGTGCTGCGGGAGAACCTTCCGACGCCGTGCGTCGACAGCAGCTCCCTGCACTCCTGTTCGTCGAGTTCGCCCGTCCGGGGACTGCGGGCGGCCTGTCCCAGCCCGGACGGCAGCCCGGAGTATCCGCCGCCGAGTTCCTGGGGGCTGGTGCGCAGCGCCCCGGCGAGCCTCAGCAGGGTGCCGGAGTCGGGCGCGGCGGTGCTGTGCTGCTCCAGATGGGCGACATACGCCTCGGCCATGCCGGCGCGTTCGGCCACCTCTTCCCGGCTGAGACCGAGTTCCGACCGGCGCCGCTGGAGCCGGCGTCCGAGGTCGCCCCGCGCGGGCCCGTCCTGCGGCTCCGGCGCGCCGTGCCCAGGTGTGGGGCGTTCTGCCATGCTCGCTCACTCCTCGCCGGGTTCCCGGACTACCGGTGCGCACGGTGTCCGCGTCCGCCCCCGGGGCCGCGTGTTCGCCCCTCGGGCGGCCGGGGCCCTGGCTCGTACCACGTCTACCACCGGGGCACCCGGGCTACCACTCGGCTGCGCCGGGGCATCCGGAGACCGTCGTGTCCGGCCTCCCCCCACCGGGGGCCGGACACGACGTCGCACGATCAGAAACCCTAGGCCCGCCCCGCCCCGTCCGCCTTGGGCCGAACGGCCCTGCCCGCAGTGGTGTGTCGGGGGCGGCGCGCACGGCTCGCGGCCGGGCCCTTCGGGGCCCGCGCGGGTTCGCGTCCTGCCCGCTCCGCTGCGCCGAACGGCTGACTACACTGGACGGCGGCATCGCGTGCCGGTCACCGGCCGGGTGAGGCATGGAGGTGCCGGGAGATGCCTCTGGAGGCATTCTTTGTCGGTCGATCTGAATCACACCATCGTCCATGCCCGGGACAACCGGGAATCCGCCCGCTTCTTCACCGAGATAGTGGGCCTGGACATCGCCGGGGAGTGGGGCCCGTTCGTGGCCGTCGCCCTGGGCAACGGCGTCACGCTGGACTTCGCCACCGTCCCCGAGGACAGGATCACCCCGCAGCACTACGCGTTCCTGGTCTCCGAGGAGGAGTTCGACGCCGCGTACGCCCGCATCACCGAGCGCGGCATAGAGCACTACGCCGATCCGCACCAGAAGCAGCCCGGCACCATCAACCGCAACGACGGCGGCAAGGGCGTGTACTTCATGGATCCGGTGGGACACGCCATGGAACTGCTCACCGTGCCCTACGGCGGCTGGCCGACCGCGTAAGCGCCAGCGGGGTGTCCTGGGGGCCGATTCGGTCCCTGCGGGGCCCGCGGGTGAGGATGGTCCCCATGGTGTTGACGTATGGGTCGATGGGACGGGCCGAGACCGGGCCGCAGGGGGCGGGTCGCCGGACCGGTGAAGGGACGACGGTCCGGTGAGCAAGCCGCTGTACCAGCTGAAGGCCGAGTTCTTCAAGACGCTCGGCCATCCCGCGCGTATCCGCGTGCTGGAACTGCTCAGCGAACGCGAGCACGCGGTCGCCGAGATGCTGCCCGAGGTGGGCATCGAACCCGCCCACCTCTCCCAGCAGCTGGCCGTGCTGCGCCGCGCCAACCTGGTCAAGACCCGCAAGGAAGGCTCGAACGTCTACTACTCCCTCACCAGCCCGCATGTGGCCGAACTGCTGCGGGTGGCGCGGACGATCCTGTCCGGGGTCCTCGCGGAACAGGCGGAGCTGCTCGCCGACCTCCAGGCGGCGCAGGGGGAGCAGCCGGGGCGGGCCTGACCCCGGTGGGTCGGGCCTCGGCCGCATCGCCCGGGCGGCCCTGATCCCGGTGGGTCCGGCCCCGGCCGCGTCGCCCGGCCCCTCCGGGTCTCACTCCCCGGGCGCCACCGTCCGCGCGGCGATGCGGGCCGCCTCCGCGATGAGTGCCTCGTCGACGGGGGCGTCCTTGTCGTTCTTGCCCTCCTTGGTCGACAGGACGGCCAGTACGACGGGGGTGCGCCGGGTGGTCCAGGCGACGCCGAGGTCATTGGCGCTGGCGTAGTCGCCGGTCCCGGTCTTGTCGGCGATGGTCCAGCCCGCGGGCAGTCCGGCGCGGAACCGCGCGCCGCTGGTGGTGTTGCCCTTCAGCCAGCCGACGAACCGCTCGCGGTCGGGGGCGGCCAGGGCCCGGCCGAGGGCCAGCCGCTCGATGCTCGTGGCGAGGGCCTCGGGGCTCGTGGTGTCGCGCGGGTCCCCGGGGATCGCCGTGTTCAGCTCGGGCTCCCACCGGTCGAGCCGGCTCACCTCGTCGCCGAGCGAGCGGAAGAACCGGGTGAGGCCGCCCGGCCCGTCCAGCCGGCGCAGCAGCAGATTGCCGGCCGCGTTGTCGCTGTACTGGATCGCCGCCGCGCACACATCGGCCATGGCCATGCCGGTGGCCTGGTTCTCCTCCGTGCGGGGCGAGTTGGGCAGCAGGTCGTGCGGCGGGTAGTGGATCACCTTGTCCATCGGCGCGCAGCGCGCCTCGTCACGCAGCACGGCGGCCGCCGCGAACGCCTTGAACACCGAGCACATCGCGAACCGTTCGCCCGCCCGGTGGGCGAGCACCCGCCCGGTGCGCACATTGCGCGCGTACACGCCGAGCCGGGCGCCGTAGCGCCGCTCCAGATCGGCCAGCTCGCCGGAGACCGGGGCGGCCGGTGCGGCCGGGCCCGCCGGGGCGGCGGCGGCACGGCCGGTGGAGGCCGCGGCGGCCACGGAGGTGAGCGCGATGCCTGCCTTCAACAGGCCACGGCGTGCGAGCGGTCCGGAAGCGGTCATGGTGAAGTCCTCCCAGGTCATGCCCTGTCGGGCGGGGTGATCCGTGGGAAACAGCGAAACAGCACGAGGACGCTCATGTCCAAGAGTGAACCGTGCACATCTCATGCCTTATTGATATGACTACAGGATGGATCTACTCGCGCATCTGGAGGCGTACGTGGCGACCGCCGACGAGATGAGCTTCTCCCGGGCGGCCGACCGGCTCGGCATCGCGCAGCCGTTGCTCAGCCGACGGATCAAGACACTGGAGGGCCACTTCGGCGGTCCGCTGTTCGACCGTTCCCGGCGCCAGGTCGCCACCACCGAGCTGGGCGTGCTGCTCCTCCCCTACGCCCGCGACGTCCTGGACCGCGCCCAGCGGCTGCGGCAGGCCGCCCACTCGGCGCGGCACGCGCGGGTGCGTGCCGTCGGCGTGCCCGCGGACTGCGCCCCCGCCGCCCTGGCCCGCGCCCTGCACGCCGGCACCGAGCGCGGGATCACCCTCGGCATGCGTGAACTGCCGCCCCTGGAGCGGGAGTCGGGCCTGGCCGACGGCTCGCTCGCCTACGCGCTCGTCCGCGTCGTACCCGAACGCGCCGCCCTCCGGGTGCCGTTGGGGCTGGCCTCCGCACCGGCCGACACCCGTGAGGCGCCGCGCACCCTGCACCTCGAAGAGCTACGGCCGCGTCGCCGCCGTACCGGCGAACCGCCCGCGTCCCCGCCGCCGATCCTCGTCCTGGCCGAGGACCAGGTCCCCTGCTTCGAGGACCGGTTCGCCCGGGCCGTCGCGCGCGCCGGGCTGCCCGAGGGGCGGATCGGGCCGGCCGGCCCGGCGGCCGACGCGCTCACCGAGACCCTGGCCGGGCGCGCCCTGCTGCTGTGCGCCGAGCCGTACGCACGCCGGTACGACGCCCGGTGGGCACCCCTGGGCGACACCGCCCTGCACCGGGGGTACGACGTGAGCGCGCCACCGGGTCCGCGCGGCACACCGGACGTACCGGCGTGGCTGACCCGGCTGCTGGCCACGGCGGTCGGGGCCGTCGGGTCGGCCCGGCACGGTGACACCGGTGACCTCCGGGCCGCCGGTGACGCCCCCTCCCGGCTGGCGGCCCGCGGATGAGCCCGGTGGAGACGGGCGGCACCCGCAACCGGCCCGTCTGCGTGGGCGACGACGGTGCCCTGCTGGATGTCGCCGAGGCGGCCGCGGCGAACTGGCGCGCGCTCGGGGTGCGCGGCTCCTTCCTCGCCCTGAACCTGGACACGGGTGCGCGACTCGGCTTCGACATCGACGAGCCGACGCCGCTCGCGTCCGTCGCGAAGGTCCCGCTGGCCCTGGTCGTACTGGACCGGATCGCGGCCGGGGAACTGGACGCGGCGCGGCCGGTGACCGTCGATCCGGCCGGGAGCAGCGTCGGCTCCACCGGCCTGTCGGCATTCCGGCACCCGGCCACCGTGGCGGTCGGCGATCTGCTCCTGCTGATGCTGTCGGTGAGCGACAACGCCGCCGCGGACGCGCTGTTCGACCTGGTGCCGGTGGCCGAGGTGGACACGCGGCTGCGGGCATGGGGGTGCGACGGCATCCGGATGCGGCACCGGATGAACCACATGTACGAGTGCGCGGCCGGCGCCGCCGGCAACGACTTCTCGCTCGCGCTGGAGCTGGCCGTACGGGACGAGCGGGCGGGCCTGCCGACCATCGAGACCCTGGACCCGGCACACGCCAACACCGGCTCGGCGGCGGCCCTCGTCGCCCTGCTGCGGCGGGTGTGGTGCGACGAGATCGCCGCGTCCGGGGCGACGGCCGAGCTGCGGCGGCTGATGGGCTTCCAGGTCTTCACCCAGCGTCTCGCGTGCGAGCTGCGCGCGGACTCGCTGCGGTGGAGCGGGAAGACGGGCACGTTCCTGCATCTGCGGCACGAGATCGGCGTGGTGGAGGCGGAGTCCGGCGACCGGGTGGCCATGGCCGCGCTCACCCGCGCGGACCGGCGGGCCGGTCTCGCCCCGGACATCGAGCTGGCGATGGGCACGGCGGCCCGGGACGCCTTCGAGGCACTGCGCCGCTGAACGGGCCGGGGCCGCCGCGTCGATGTGCCGGTCAGGACAGCAGCCGCTGCTCCTTCGCCACCCCGACCGCGCCCGCGCGCGTGTCCACGCCGAGCTTGTCGTAGATGCGCCGCAGATGCGTCTTCACCGTGGCCTCGCTGATGAACAGGGCGCGGGCGATGGCGTGGTTGGGCAGGCCCTGGGCGAGCTGGGCGAGGATGTCGCGTTCGCGCGGGGTGAGGGCGGGGCGCGGGTTGCGCAGCCGGGACATGACCCGGTCGGCGACCGGGGGCGAGAGGGCGGGGCGGCCCTGGGCGGCGGCGTGGATCGCGGTGAACAGGTCCTCGGCGCGTTCGGCCTTGAGCAGATAGCCGGTGGCGCCCGCCTCGACGGCCCGGGTGACGTCGGCGTCCGTGTCGTACGTGGTGAGCACGAGGACGTGCGGCGCGGGACTCGTGGCGCGCAGCCGCCGGGTGGTCTCGACGCCGTCGATGCCCGCGCCGAGCTGGAGATCCATCAGGACGACGTCCGGCGCGGTCCTGCGGGCCAGCGCCAGGGCCTCCTCGCCGCCGCCGGCCTCGCCGACGACCTCGATGTCCGGGGCGCTGCGCAACAGGGCGAGCAGTCCGGCGCGTACGACGGCGTGGTCGTCGCAGACCAGGATGCGTACGGGGCGTTCGGTCATGGTCGCTCCAGGGGGATCGCCGCCGACAGGGCCGTGCCCGCGCCGGGCGCCGACTCGATGGTGAGGGTGCCGCCGAGCTGGCGCAGCCGGGCGCGGACGGCGGGCAGACCGTGGCCCCGGCCCGCGCTCGCGGTGGCGTCGCGACCGGCTTCGGCGGGGTCGAAGCCCCGGCCGTCGTCCATGACGTCCAGGACGATCTGGTCGTCCAGGCAGGTCAGGGTGAGGGTGGCGGTCGTGGCGTCCGCGTGTTCGCGGACGTTGGCGAGGGCGCCCTGGGCGATGCGCAGCAGGGCGGACTCGACGGGCGCGGGCAGCCGTTCGGGCGGGGTGCCCTCGGTGTGCACGCGGACGGTGAGTCCGGGTGTCGTCTCGCGGGCGGCGACCGCGCGCAGAGCCTGCGGCAGGCCGCCGCCCTCGGCGAGGTCGGCCGGAGTCAGATCGTGCACGAAGCGGCGGGCCTCGGCGAGGCTGCGCTCGGCGATCAGCGCGGCGGTGCGGACGTGCTCGTGGGCGGTGCCGGGCGCGGTGTCCCAGAGCCGGTCGGCGGCCTGGAGCAGCATGCGCTGGCTGGACAGGCCCTGGGCGAGGGTGTCGTGGATCTCCCGGGCGAGCCGTTCGCGTTCGGCGAGGGTGCCCTCGCGGCGCTCGGTGGCGGCGAGTTCGCGCCGGGTGCGGACCAGGTCGTCGATGAGGGCGCTCTGCCGGGCGGCCTGGCGGTGCATGACGACGTAGACGGTGGCGGCGACGGCGGCCACGGCCGGCGGGGCGAGCAGCACGTTCGGGTCGGGCCAGCCGGCGAGTTCGAGCTGGGCGGCCACCGCGAGCGCGGTCAGCAGCCCGACCAGCGGGATCGCGGCGCGCGGCGGCAGAGTGCGCAGGCCGGTGTAGAAGAGCGGGACCGCGCACCAGGCGAAGCTCGGGGCCAGGACGACCAGTAGCGCCCAGGCCGCCACGACCAGGCCGAGCCAGGTCAGACGGCGCGGGGTGGGACGGGTGCCGAGGGCGGGGCCGAGGACGTAGAGCACGGCGAGCAGCGCGGTGAGGGCGACGATCCAGGGGGTGTGGGGGCCTTCGCCGTGCCGGGCGAGATAGCGGGCGAGCGACGCGCCCAGCAGTACGAAGAACGCGGTGTGCATGACGATCGTGAGGGCGCGGGGGTCGTCCGGTGCGGGTTCCGGCATCGCCACCACCTCCCGTGTCACCGCGCTGAACTGGGCGAACAAGGTCCATTGTTCCCCGGCCCCGAGCGGGCGGGGTCATCCGATCGGATGACCCCGGGGACCACCGGTCCGTCGACGGGAGACGGCGGAGGGCGGGCCGAGGATCGGTACCGAGGCGATCGCGTCTCGGCCCGGCCGCGTCTCGGCCGCGGCCCCACCGCCACCGGAAGGTTGCCCGTCATGTCCAGCCGCAGGAAGCCGTCCCGCCGTACCCGTGTCCTCGTGGGCGGTGCCGCCCTGGCCGTCGTGGGCGCGGGTGTCGTCGGCACCGTCACCGCCCATGCCGCCGATTCGGCCGGCGCCGCCCCGGCCGCCGCGCCCGCCGCGGTCCGCCCCGGCGATCTCACCCGGAGCACGCACCTCACCGTCAAGGCCGCGGAGAAGGCGGCGCGGGCCGCGCTGGACGCCGCGGTCAAGGACGGCCGCCAGGTGTCCGTGGCCGTGGTCGACCGCGACGGCGACACGCTGGTCACGCTGCGCGGGGACGGCGCGGGCCCGCAGTCGTACGAGTCCGCCGGGCGCAAGGCGTTCACGGCGGTGTCCTGGAACGCCCCCACCTCGGAGCTGGCCGGACGGCTGGCGCAGGCGCCGACCCTGAAGGACATTCCGGGGACGCTGTTCCTCGCGGGCGGCACCCCGGTGACCGTCAAGGGCGCCCCGGTCGCGGGCATCGGCGTCGCGGGCGCCCCCTCCGGCGACCTGGACGAGAAGTACGCCCGGGCGGGCGCGGCGGCGCTGGACCGCTGACGGCCGGGACGCGCCGGGACGCGCCGGGACGCGCCGGGACGCGCCGGGACGCGCCGGGACGCGCCGGGGGCGTCGTAACCGCTCGTTCCCCACGCACGCATTCCCACCGTGCTGATGAGGCGACGATGTCCGGGCCGCCCGCCAAGGGGCGGCCCGGACATGGTGCCGGCGGATCAGGCCAGGTCGAACCGGTCCAGGTTCATGACCTTGTCCCAGGCGGCGACGAAGTCCTTGACGAACTTCTCCTTCGCGTCGTCGCTCGCGTAGACCTCGGCGAGGGCGCGCAGTTCGGAGTTGGAGCCGAAGACGAGGTCGGCACGGCTGCCGGCCCACTTCAGCTCGCCCGTCACGGCGTCGCGGCCCTCGAAGGTGGTCTGGTCCTCGGAGGTCGACTTCCAGGTCGTGCCCATGTCGAGCAGGTTGACGAAGAAGTCGTTGGTGAGGACGCCCGGCGTCCTGGTGAGGACGCCCTGCTGCTGGGCCTGGGCGTGGTTGGCGCCGAGCACGCGCAGGCCGCCGATGAGGACGGTCAGCTCGGGGGCGCTGAGGGTGAGCAGGTTGGCGCGGTCGAGCAGCAGGTACTCGGCCGGCAGCCGGTTGCCCTTGCCGAGGTAGTTGCGGAAGCCGTCCGCGGTCGGCTCCAGCGCCTCGAAGGACTCGGAGTCGGTGTGCTCCTCACGGGCGTCCACCCGGCCCGGCGTGAACGGCACCCGGACCTCGAAGCCGCCCTCCTTGGCCGCCTTCTCGACCCCGGCGACACCGCCGAGGACGATGAGGTCGGCCAGCGAGACCTTCTTGGCGCCGGAGGAGGCGTTGAAGTCCTGCTGGATGCCCTCCAGGGTGCGCAGCACCTGGGCCAGCTCGTCGGGCTGGTTGACCTCCCAGCCGCGCTGCGGCGCGAGGCGGATACGGGCGCCGTTGGCGCCGCCGCGCTTGTCGCTGCCGCGGAAGGTGGACGCGGAGGCCCACGCGGTGGTGACCAACTGGCCGACGCTCAGCCCGGAGTCGAGCAGCTTGCTCTTCAGGGCCGCGATGTCCGCGTCGTCGATCGGCTCGCCCTCGCGCTCCGGCAGCGGGTCCTGCCAGATCAGGGTCTCCTCGGGGACCTCGGGGCCGAGGTAGAGGGACTTCGGGCCCATGTCGCGGTGGGTGAGCTTGTACCAGGCGCGGGCGAAGGCGTCGGCGAACTCCTGCGGGTTCTCGTGGAAACGACGGGAGATCGGCTCGTAGATCGGGTCGAAGCGCAGGGAGAGGTCCGTGGTGAGCATCGTGGGCAGACGCTTCTTGGCCGGGTCCTGCGGGTCGGGGATCGTGGGCTCGGCGTCCTTGGCGACCCACTGCTTGGCGCCGGCCGGGGACTCGGTCAGCTCCCACTCGTAGCGGAACAGGTTGTCGAAGAAGCCGTTGCTCCAGCGGGTCGGCGTCGAGGTCCAGGTGACCTCCAGGCCGGAAGTGATGGCATCCCTGCCCTTGCCACTGGCGTAGGTGCTGCGCCAGCCCAGGCCCTGCTCGTCCAGGCCGGCGGCCTCGGGGTCGAGGCCGACGTGGTCGGCGGGGCCGGCGCCGTGGGTCTTGCCGAAGGTGTGGCCGCCGGCGATCAGGGCGACGGTCTCCTCGTCGTTCATCGCCATGCGGCCGAACGTCTCACGGATGTCGCGGGCCGCGGCCAGCGGGTCCGGGTTGCCGTTGGGGCCCTCGGGGTTGACGTAGATGAGGCCCATCTGGACGGCGCCGAGCGGGTTCTCCAGCTCGCGGTCGCCGGTGTAGCGGCGGTCGTCGAGCCAGGTGGTCTCGGGGCCCCAGTAGACGTCCTCCTCCGGCTCCCAGACGTCCTGGCGGCCGCCGCCGAAGCCGAAGGTCTCGAAGCCCATGGACTCCAGGGCCACATTGCCCGCGAGGACCATCAGGTCGCCCCAGGAGATCTTCTGGCCGTACTTCTTCTTCACCGGCCACAGCAGGCGGCGGGCCTTGTCCAGGTTGGCGTTGTCGGGCCAGCTGTTCAGCGGGGCGAAGCGCTGCTGGCCGTGGCCGGCGCCGCCGCGGCCGTCGCTGATGCGGTAGGTGCCGGCGGCATGCCAGGCCATACGGATGATCAGACCGCCGTAGTGGCCGAAGTCGGCGGGCCACCAGTCCTGGGAGGTGGTGAGCACCTCTTCGATGTCCCGTTTCACCGCCGGGAGGTCGAGGCTCCGGAAGGCCGCCGCGTAGTCGAATTCCTCACCCAGCGGGTTGGCCGCGGGCGGGTTCTTGGCGAGGATCTTCAGGTTGAGCCGCTCCGGCCACCACTGGCGGTTGCCGCCGCCCTGGGTCGGGTGCAGGGCCCGGTCGTGAACGACGGGGCAGCCGCCGCTCCCCTCCTCCGCCTTCGCGTCTGTGACGATCGCGTCGTGGTTCTCAGTCATGGCAATCCTTCCGAACTAAGCGGAACCAGGTGCTCAGGAACTGCGGCCGGTGGAACAGTCGGGGCACACGCCCCAATAGACGACCTCGGCTTCGTCGATGGCGAAGCCCCGGTCGTCGGCGGCGGTCAGGCAGGGCGCTTCCCCGGCGGCGCAGTCGACGTCGGCGACGGCCCCGCACGACCGGCACACGAGGTGGTGGTGGTTGTCGCCGACGCGCCCCTCGAACCGGGCCGGATGACCGGCCGGCTCGATGCGGCGCACGAGTCCCGCCGCGGTGAGCGCGTGCAGAGCCTCGTAGACGGCTTGCAGGGATATATGGCCTACGCGGTCACGGACCCCGGAGGCGATCGCCTCGACACCGAGGTGGTCGCCGTCCCGGACGGTCTCCAGCAGCGCGACGCGAGCCGCCGTCACGCGCAGGCCGGCACCGCGGAGCTCCTCGGCGGTGGTCGGAGTCGGGGAGGCGGTCATGGGGGCGAACCTACTCTCACAAACACGAAGGATTCAAGAAAACGAACGATGCAATTCTGGTCGTGCGCCGGTGTACGCGCCGATGTACGGCGTTCACCTCCGCGTTCACGGCTGCGCGGCTTTGCGCCGCCCGCCGGGCGCCGTCGGTCGGACGCCACGCCGGGGCACGCACGGATCACGCGCCCCACCCGTCTCTCCCCGGCCGACGCGAGTCGAACCGTCCACCGATCGGGTGAGAGGGAACCATCCGGCACCGGGGCTCTTCCTCGGCGCCTTCGCCATGCCGTCGACGGGGCAGAACGGGCAGGAGGCGCGGTGGCGGGCGGGGACGGCCTTCGCGTTCGCCGTCGTGGACGGGAGAGGCACCGTCCTCGGCCATGTGGCCGTGAGCGCGATCGACCGGCGTCACTCGACGGGCTGGCTGTCCTACTGGACCACCAGGGCGGCCCGGGGACGCGGGGCGGCCTCCGCGGCCTGCCGGTCCCTGGCCCGCCGGGCCTTCGACGACGCCGGACCCTCCCGCCTCGAACTCGGCCATCGCGTCGACAACCGGGTGCTGCCGGGTCGCCGGTGCGGCCGGGTTCGCGGTGGAGGGCCTGCGACGGCAGAAGCCGGAGTACGACGGGGTGCGCCATGACGTCGAGACGCACGCCCGGCCGGCCTCCGTCCCGGAGCCCGCCGAGGCCGGTCGCCCTGTCCGCCCACCCGCCGCCTGAGGACTCCGTCCGCTACCTGAGGACGTTGACGGCGCGGGCCACCACGAGGCCGACGGTCACCAGGGACACCGACGACTGGAGCATCATCAGCATCTTGGCCCACCTGGACAGGGGCATCACATCGGTCGGGCTGAAGGCGGTGGCGTTGGTGAACGAGAGGTACAGGTAGTCGAGGAACTCCGGCTCCCAGTCCGGGGGCGCCATGTCGGGGCTCTGCATCTGGACGAACAGGAAGTCGGCGTACTGCTGCTGCCCGCGCACCCGCGCCATCGGGCCGCCGCGGTCCGACTCCCAGTACCAGAGCGCGAAGACGATGACATTGGTGAACCAGATGACCGCGCCGGCCCGCAGCAGCGGCACCGCGTCCTGCCCTCCGATGCCGTGCACCAGGTCCCATACGAGCTGGGCCGCCGACCAGCCGTTGGCCAGGCTGATGACACCGATCAGGAGCAGCCCCAGCCATCGCCACCACACCGTGCTGGGCTCCACCCGCCGGGGGTTGCCCGCCACCAGGGCGGCCAGCAGGACCAGTTCCAGCACCGGCAGGGCCCAGACCGGACGCAGCAGCACGAGCCGGTGCGGCAGGACCAGTTGCAGGGCGACCGCCGCCAGCATGACGGTGGTCACGGCCCATCGCGTCTCACCCCGGGTCGCCCGCCGCCACGCCGGCTCCAGTTCGCGCTCCCCGCTCTGGAGGAGCCGTTCGATCCTGGCCAGGCGTCCGTCGGCGTCGTCCATGTCCTCGCTCATGCCGCACATTGTCGCGGGCGCGGGGGTGCGCGGGTGCGTCGGCACGGGGGTGGGCGCCGGTGGCGCCGGGACGGCAGGGCCGGGGGCTGGGACGACGCCATGACCGGTACGACGGTCACGCCGATGAGCGGTACGACGGTCACGCCGATGAGCGGTACGGCCTCACGCCTCCCCCGTCAGACGGATCGCTCGTCGTGACGCACCCGTTCGCCCGGCTCGGTCCGGCCCGGAAGCGAGCCGAGCGGCACCACGGTGCGCCCGTGCGCCGCGTTGATGACACCGGCCGCCGACGCGTACCAGGCGGCGAGCCCCGTGAGGATGCCGAACCAGCCGCCCACCTCGGTCATGGCGTGCCCGGCGCCGCCCTGGAACGACCCGATGGCCAGGAACAGGAAGGTCAGCGTCAGCAGGACGAACACCGCGAGCACCGGAAGGCTGACCCGCAGGGCGCCGATGGTCATGTAGGCGGTGAAGATCGCCCAGCCGAGCAGGAACAGGCCCAGCGCGTTGTGGGCGTCACCGGCGAGCGCCACGCGCGGCGCGATCCACCAGTAGGACAGCCAGAAGGCGGCGAAGGAGACGAACGCCGTCGCACCGAAGGTGTTGCCCCGGCGGAACTCCATGAGTCCCGCGGCGAACTGGGCGAGGCCGCCGTAGAACAGGGCGAGGCCCAGGACCGGCAGGATACCGGCGGTCTCCTTCAGGAGATTGGTGTTGATGATCGACAGCAGCAGAGTCGTGAGGGCGAAGCCGGCCAGGCCCAGAGGGGCGGGATCGGCCCAGGCCGCCGCGCGCGGGGCCGCCTCGGGCGCGGCCGCCTCGGGCGCGGCCGCCTCGGGCGCGGCCGCCCTGGGCGGGACCGCCCCGGGCGGCGGCTGCTCCGGGTACGGGCTCCTCGTGTCCTCGTTCATAACCGGCATCCCTTCGACCAATGGTCAGCAGGGCCGGAGGCCCTTGCTCGCCGAGCCCGCAAACATGCTGGTCAGTGCCCCCGAGGCGGGCTGTGACACTCGCGTGCCACGTAGATACACCTGTACAGAATGTACCCAT is a genomic window of Streptomyces sp. WP-1 containing:
- a CDS encoding CBS domain-containing protein codes for the protein MIQSTIGEVMTGDVVTASETMSSAAVTRLLDRYGIGGLPVIDHDDKVLGVVSVSDLVRERADRQAQAPGEPVRESPARELMSTPAVTVHPEQRVPDAARLMERRGVERLPVVDEEDRLIGIVTRRDLLRVFLRGDDEIRRQVSEEIVSGELGLPPEAVTVSVRDGIVTLAGGAELRGAIARAGFAAWRLDGVVGVVNLVPTVTPEGMARPG
- a CDS encoding pyridoxamine 5'-phosphate oxidase family protein, which gives rise to MAERPTPGHGAPEPQDGPARGDLGRRLQRRRSELGLSREEVAERAGMAEAYVAHLEQHSTAAPDSGTLLRLAGALRTSPQELGGGYSGLPSGLGQAARSPRTGELDEQECRELLSTHGVGRFSRSTEGAPVVLPVNYTVVDGAIVFRTREGSVISQGLDREVAFEVDRVDDALSEGWSVLVRGTARVVDDPVEAERLAGRAYSTPWAGGDRDLWVRIEPTAYTGRRIEAG
- a CDS encoding VOC family protein, encoding MSVDLNHTIVHARDNRESARFFTEIVGLDIAGEWGPFVAVALGNGVTLDFATVPEDRITPQHYAFLVSEEEFDAAYARITERGIEHYADPHQKQPGTINRNDGGKGVYFMDPVGHAMELLTVPYGGWPTA
- a CDS encoding metalloregulator ArsR/SmtB family transcription factor, with amino-acid sequence MSKPLYQLKAEFFKTLGHPARIRVLELLSEREHAVAEMLPEVGIEPAHLSQQLAVLRRANLVKTRKEGSNVYYSLTSPHVAELLRVARTILSGVLAEQAELLADLQAAQGEQPGRA
- the bla gene encoding class A beta-lactamase, whose translation is MTASGPLARRGLLKAGIALTSVAAAASTGRAAAAPAGPAAPAAPVSGELADLERRYGARLGVYARNVRTGRVLAHRAGERFAMCSVFKAFAAAAVLRDEARCAPMDKVIHYPPHDLLPNSPRTEENQATGMAMADVCAAAIQYSDNAAGNLLLRRLDGPGGLTRFFRSLGDEVSRLDRWEPELNTAIPGDPRDTTSPEALATSIERLALGRALAAPDRERFVGWLKGNTTSGARFRAGLPAGWTIADKTGTGDYASANDLGVAWTTRRTPVVLAVLSTKEGKNDKDAPVDEALIAEAARIAARTVAPGE
- a CDS encoding LysR family transcriptional regulator; its protein translation is MDLLAHLEAYVATADEMSFSRAADRLGIAQPLLSRRIKTLEGHFGGPLFDRSRRQVATTELGVLLLPYARDVLDRAQRLRQAAHSARHARVRAVGVPADCAPAALARALHAGTERGITLGMRELPPLERESGLADGSLAYALVRVVPERAALRVPLGLASAPADTREAPRTLHLEELRPRRRRTGEPPASPPPILVLAEDQVPCFEDRFARAVARAGLPEGRIGPAGPAADALTETLAGRALLLCAEPYARRYDARWAPLGDTALHRGYDVSAPPGPRGTPDVPAWLTRLLATAVGAVGSARHGDTGDLRAAGDAPSRLAARG
- a CDS encoding serine hydrolase; translated protein: MSPVETGGTRNRPVCVGDDGALLDVAEAAAANWRALGVRGSFLALNLDTGARLGFDIDEPTPLASVAKVPLALVVLDRIAAGELDAARPVTVDPAGSSVGSTGLSAFRHPATVAVGDLLLLMLSVSDNAAADALFDLVPVAEVDTRLRAWGCDGIRMRHRMNHMYECAAGAAGNDFSLALELAVRDERAGLPTIETLDPAHANTGSAAALVALLRRVWCDEIAASGATAELRRLMGFQVFTQRLACELRADSLRWSGKTGTFLHLRHEIGVVEAESGDRVAMAALTRADRRAGLAPDIELAMGTAARDAFEALRR
- a CDS encoding response regulator transcription factor, with product MTERPVRILVCDDHAVVRAGLLALLRSAPDIEVVGEAGGGEEALALARRTAPDVVLMDLQLGAGIDGVETTRRLRATSPAPHVLVLTTYDTDADVTRAVEAGATGYLLKAERAEDLFTAIHAAAQGRPALSPPVADRVMSRLRNPRPALTPRERDILAQLAQGLPNHAIARALFISEATVKTHLRRIYDKLGVDTRAGAVGVAKEQRLLS